From the genome of Cytobacillus firmus, one region includes:
- the codB gene encoding cytosine permease, protein MKKVDLDFSLEAVPQGHRNGFWKMLVVMLGLTFFSASMWSGGTLGTGLTFIQFIGIVLAGNLILGAYTGALAYIAAKTGLSTHLLTRYAFGEKGSYLSSFLLAATQVGWFGVGVAMFALPVQKVTGIDAYLLIAVAGLLMTGTAFFGMKALAILSFIAVPLITVLGSFSVFKATETAGGLEGLMQYQPTEAISLAAALTICVGSFISAGTLTPDFARFSNTKRSAVVSTVIAFFIGNSIMFLFGAIGAIATGQSDISEVMFIQKLIFPAILVLGLNIWTTNDNALYASGLGFASILKIRKGKVVIFNGIVGTIAAMWLYNNFVGFLTILGSTLPSIGAIILADYFIVNRGEYKKFADMKFKAVNWIAILAWAAGVAAANFVPGIPPVNSLLGSAITFVLASKLAASLQGRNTVQEGELRSDY, encoded by the coding sequence ATGAAAAAAGTAGATTTGGATTTTTCGTTAGAAGCGGTACCTCAAGGTCATCGCAATGGTTTTTGGAAAATGCTTGTGGTGATGCTCGGCCTGACCTTCTTCTCGGCCAGCATGTGGTCAGGAGGAACGCTTGGAACAGGATTAACGTTCATTCAGTTTATCGGAATCGTTCTGGCAGGCAACTTGATTTTAGGTGCTTACACAGGGGCACTTGCCTATATCGCGGCAAAGACAGGCCTATCAACGCACCTGCTCACCCGCTATGCTTTCGGTGAAAAAGGATCCTATCTATCATCCTTCCTGCTGGCTGCCACTCAGGTGGGCTGGTTCGGAGTTGGAGTAGCGATGTTTGCGCTGCCGGTTCAGAAGGTAACAGGAATTGATGCGTATCTTCTGATTGCGGTGGCAGGTCTCCTGATGACAGGCACAGCCTTCTTTGGTATGAAGGCACTGGCAATCTTAAGCTTCATAGCAGTACCTTTAATCACTGTTCTGGGAAGCTTCTCCGTTTTTAAAGCAACAGAAACAGCAGGCGGCCTGGAAGGGCTTATGCAATATCAGCCAACAGAGGCCATTAGTCTGGCTGCGGCTTTAACAATTTGCGTCGGCTCGTTTATCAGTGCGGGCACGCTGACTCCGGACTTTGCACGTTTCTCAAATACAAAGCGTTCAGCGGTAGTATCAACCGTCATCGCCTTCTTCATCGGAAACTCGATCATGTTCCTGTTCGGTGCAATTGGTGCAATCGCAACAGGGCAATCGGATATTTCAGAAGTCATGTTCATCCAAAAGCTGATTTTCCCGGCGATTCTGGTTCTTGGTTTAAACATCTGGACAACGAACGATAACGCTCTATATGCATCAGGCTTAGGATTTGCGAGCATTTTGAAAATCCGAAAAGGAAAGGTTGTCATCTTCAACGGGATTGTCGGAACGATTGCGGCCATGTGGCTGTACAACAACTTTGTCGGGTTCCTGACGATTCTCGGATCGACGCTGCCATCCATCGGAGCTATCATCCTGGCAGATTACTTTATCGTAAATCGCGGAGAATATAAGAAGTTTGCAGATATGAAGTTTAAGGCTGTAAACTGGATCGCGATTCTTGCCTGGGCAGCCGGTGTAGCCGCTGCAAATTTCGTGCCGGGGATCCCGCCAGTCAACTCGCTGTTAGGTTCAGCAATCACATTTGTCCTGGCATCAAAGTTGGCTGCTTCATTACAAGGCAGAAATACAGTTCAGGAAGGGGAACTAAGAAGTGATTATTAA
- a CDS encoding acyl-ACP desaturase encodes MLTNHLDFRLEPKVRELYEEHKKRAEKIDWGYHEFLPWDKAQDFRRVPWDESQVTLPESVITAVETALLTEVNLPWFTSYLDQTFKGSLSVIKEFVHTWTAEEDQHSNLLETYLLITRNVHPGRLHQLHKQTVENGWNPDFHTPFETMVYTSMQELATMVFYYNVAKVAGPHDKDLSTLLRRLAKDETLHYTFYRDVIKHHLQLEPNYCYYLANVIMNFKMPGAVMPDFENRMAIIAKEANYGPLEYFDQVLDVIIDYWEIEKLRPIAPEAEKARLDILNYHARLKKVRDRFYSKK; translated from the coding sequence TTGTTAACAAATCATCTCGATTTTCGTTTGGAGCCGAAGGTAAGGGAATTGTATGAGGAGCACAAAAAGCGGGCTGAAAAAATAGATTGGGGCTATCACGAATTTCTTCCTTGGGATAAAGCGCAGGATTTCCGGCGTGTACCATGGGATGAAAGCCAGGTGACGCTTCCGGAGTCCGTCATTACGGCTGTGGAGACAGCTCTCCTGACAGAAGTGAATCTCCCATGGTTCACCTCTTATTTAGACCAGACCTTTAAAGGGTCATTGAGTGTTATTAAGGAATTTGTGCATACCTGGACAGCGGAAGAAGATCAGCACTCCAATCTGCTTGAAACCTATCTCTTAATCACGCGTAATGTCCATCCGGGCAGGCTTCACCAGCTGCATAAGCAGACAGTGGAAAACGGCTGGAATCCTGATTTCCATACCCCATTTGAAACAATGGTCTATACCTCCATGCAGGAGCTGGCCACCATGGTGTTCTACTATAATGTAGCGAAGGTAGCGGGTCCACATGATAAGGATTTGTCCACCTTGCTGAGGCGTTTGGCCAAGGATGAGACCCTGCATTATACTTTTTACAGGGACGTTATAAAACATCACCTGCAATTAGAACCTAACTATTGCTACTACCTCGCGAACGTCATCATGAACTTTAAAATGCCGGGTGCTGTCATGCCGGATTTTGAAAACCGGATGGCTATCATTGCAAAAGAAGCCAACTACGGCCCGCTGGAATACTTTGATCAGGTTCTCGATGTCATTATAGACTATTGGGAAATTGAAAAGCTTCGGCCGATCGCACCTGAAGCAGAGAAAGCAAGACTCGATATCCTAAACTATCATGCCCGCCTCAAAAAGGTTCGGGATCGATTTTACAGCAAGAAATAA
- a CDS encoding cytosine deaminase, with protein sequence MIIKNAKLRGREGLWNITIQDGKIHSLTQGEADAGQEILDAAGSLVSEPFIEPHIHLDTTLTAGEPEWNQSGTLFEGIQRWAQRKETLTHEDVKTRAKTALKWQIAQGIQHVRTHVDVTDPSLTALKALLEVKEEMADYVDLQLVAFPQEGINSYPSGAELMEEALKMGADVVGGIPHFEFTREYGVASMKTAFDLAEKYDRLVDIHCDEIDDEQSRFVEVVAAEAYERGLGSRVTASHTTAMGSYNDAYTYKLFRLLKLSNINFVANPLVNIHLQGRFDTYPKRRGITRVKELLEAGLNVSFGHDDIFDPWYPLGTGNMLQVLHMGIHVSQLMGYEQIVNSFDLITTNSAKTLNIDEKYGIEEGKPANLIILDAENEYEAIRRQAAVRYSIRNGKIIAETKPSQTSVVFGEEKMNVDFHK encoded by the coding sequence GTGATTATTAAAAACGCGAAACTGAGAGGCCGGGAAGGCTTATGGAATATAACGATACAAGATGGAAAGATTCACAGCCTGACACAAGGGGAAGCGGATGCCGGCCAGGAAATTCTGGACGCTGCCGGATCCCTGGTTTCGGAACCCTTCATCGAACCCCATATTCACCTGGATACAACCCTGACAGCAGGAGAACCGGAATGGAACCAGAGCGGAACATTATTCGAAGGCATTCAAAGATGGGCACAAAGAAAAGAAACCCTGACACATGAAGATGTGAAAACAAGGGCGAAAACGGCACTCAAATGGCAAATTGCACAGGGAATCCAGCATGTCCGTACACATGTGGATGTAACAGACCCCAGTCTGACTGCTTTAAAAGCCCTGCTGGAAGTAAAAGAAGAAATGGCTGACTATGTGGACCTCCAGCTGGTAGCTTTCCCGCAGGAGGGAATAAATTCGTATCCAAGCGGCGCTGAACTCATGGAGGAAGCGCTGAAAATGGGCGCTGATGTGGTAGGAGGCATTCCTCATTTCGAGTTCACAAGGGAGTACGGCGTGGCTTCAATGAAAACGGCCTTTGATCTTGCAGAAAAATATGACCGCCTTGTCGATATCCACTGCGATGAAATCGATGATGAACAGTCGCGCTTTGTGGAAGTGGTGGCAGCGGAAGCCTATGAACGCGGATTGGGCAGCCGGGTAACAGCCAGCCATACAACGGCAATGGGATCTTACAATGATGCTTATACCTACAAGCTGTTCAGACTGTTAAAGCTATCAAACATTAACTTTGTCGCAAACCCGCTCGTAAACATCCATCTGCAGGGACGCTTTGATACGTATCCGAAACGCAGGGGAATTACAAGAGTAAAAGAGCTGCTTGAAGCAGGGCTGAATGTTAGCTTCGGCCATGACGACATCTTCGATCCATGGTATCCGCTTGGCACCGGCAATATGCTGCAGGTGCTACATATGGGCATCCATGTGTCACAGCTGATGGGGTATGAGCAAATTGTTAACTCGTTTGACCTGATAACAACTAACAGTGCTAAAACTTTAAACATTGATGAGAAATATGGAATTGAAGAAGGAAAGCCGGCCAACCTGATTATTCTTGATGCGGAAAATGAGTATGAAGCAATCAGGAGGCAGGCGGCTGTCAGGTATTCAATAAGAAATGGAAAAATAATTGCTGAAACGAAACCCAGCCAGACATCAGTGGTGTTTGGTGAAGAAAAAATGAATGTGGATTTTCATAAATGA
- a CDS encoding STAS/SEC14 domain-containing protein, with protein MLQFIESRSPSTIALAFNGNATKEDAEKLDQYVRENFKDDQKFNILAIMTDVDGTTFQGATEGMEFDIKRWKQFNKFAVVSDKDWIGTVSKLTNYLPGITVEYFEGHQLEEAWAWILK; from the coding sequence ATGCTTCAATTCATAGAATCCCGCTCTCCCTCTACCATCGCCCTCGCATTCAATGGCAATGCAACAAAGGAAGATGCCGAAAAGCTGGATCAATACGTAAGAGAAAATTTTAAAGATGACCAGAAATTCAATATCCTGGCCATTATGACGGATGTAGACGGAACAACTTTCCAGGGAGCAACGGAAGGAATGGAATTTGATATAAAAAGGTGGAAGCAGTTTAATAAATTCGCTGTTGTCAGTGATAAAGACTGGATTGGCACTGTATCAAAGCTCACGAACTACCTGCCTGGAATTACAGTCGAATATTTTGAAGGCCATCAGCTTGAAGAAGCGTGGGCCTGGATATTGAAATAG